The uncultured Methanomethylovorans sp. genome contains a region encoding:
- a CDS encoding hydroxymethylglutaryl-CoA synthase, protein MSAGIVSYGAYIPRYRIKVDEIARVWGDDANSLKSGLMVYEKSLPDFDEDTATIAVEAARYAVKRSGINAQRIGAVYTGSESHPYAVKPTSTIVAEAVEATPVLTAADYEFACKAGTAAIQTCMGLVQSKMIDLGLAIGADVAQGAPGDALEYTAAAGGVAFIIGSKESEFVAVIEDTYSFTTDTPDFWRREGMPYPEHGGRFTGEPGYFKHVTHAAKGLMEKMDTKPEDYDYAVFHQPNGKFPSRAASMLGFSKEQIKPGLVVPKLGNTYSGSCMMGIAATLDQAKPGDRIFATAFGSGAGADAFSFTVTDKIEEIHNKAPTVLELLANPIYVDYATYAKHKGKIRLA, encoded by the coding sequence ATGAGTGCAGGGATAGTCTCATACGGAGCCTATATTCCAAGATATAGGATCAAAGTGGACGAGATCGCCCGGGTTTGGGGCGATGACGCTAACAGCCTGAAATCAGGTCTTATGGTATACGAAAAATCATTACCTGATTTTGATGAGGACACAGCCACTATTGCAGTAGAAGCTGCAAGATATGCAGTAAAGAGATCAGGGATCAATGCCCAAAGAATAGGAGCAGTATACACTGGATCTGAAAGCCACCCTTATGCTGTAAAACCTACCAGTACCATAGTCGCAGAAGCTGTAGAAGCCACCCCCGTCCTTACAGCTGCAGATTATGAATTTGCTTGCAAGGCCGGAACTGCTGCCATACAAACATGCATGGGACTTGTGCAGTCAAAAATGATAGACTTGGGATTGGCAATAGGAGCTGATGTTGCACAGGGAGCACCTGGAGATGCCCTTGAATATACTGCAGCTGCCGGAGGTGTAGCCTTCATAATAGGCAGCAAGGAGTCTGAATTTGTAGCAGTCATTGAAGACACATACTCCTTTACCACTGACACACCTGACTTCTGGAGACGGGAAGGCATGCCATACCCTGAACACGGAGGACGTTTCACCGGTGAGCCTGGATACTTCAAGCATGTCACACATGCAGCAAAAGGACTTATGGAAAAAATGGATACCAAACCAGAGGATTATGATTATGCGGTTTTCCACCAGCCAAACGGTAAATTCCCATCCCGTGCAGCATCCATGCTGGGTTTTAGCAAGGAACAGATAAAACCAGGCCTAGTTGTTCCAAAGCTTGGTAACACATATTCAGGATCATGTATGATGGGAATTGCTGCAACTCTTGACCAGGCAAAACCCGGGGATAGGATCTTTGCCACCGCTTTTGGATCAGGTGCCGGAGCAGATGCGTTTAGTTTCACAGTAACTGACAAGATAGAAGAAATACACAATAAGGCCCCCACTGTACTGGAACTCCTAGCGAATCCAATATATGTAGATTATGCAACATATGCAAAACACAAGGGAAAAATAAGACTGGCATGA
- a CDS encoding thiolase domain-containing protein, translating into MRDVAIIGVKTTRFGENWEVSLRDIITEAGVGALEDARVTGEEIDAIIVGNMSGGQFIEQEHIGALIADYAGLAKELHVPATRVEAACASGGLALRQGIHAVASGYEDIVVAAGVEKMTDISASSASTALAAAADREWEGIMGATFPGLYAMIAKLHMHKYGTTSEQMAQVAVKNHANGMHNPIAQYRNKISVEDVLRSIMVADPLHIFDCSPITDGAAAVILAPADIAHKYTDTPIYVKATSQASDTIALHDRRDITTLDATVEASKRAFKMAKLTPNDIDLVEVHDCFTIAEICAIEDLGFVKKGEGGKFTEEGNTAIGGKIPVNTSGGLKACGHPVGATGIKQAAEIVEQLRGDAGKRQVDGAEIGMTHNVGGSGATAVVHIFSRDR; encoded by the coding sequence ATGAGAGATGTAGCGATCATTGGTGTAAAAACCACCAGATTTGGAGAAAACTGGGAAGTTTCTTTAAGGGACATTATAACCGAAGCCGGTGTCGGTGCTCTGGAAGATGCCAGAGTTACCGGAGAAGAAATAGATGCGATCATAGTCGGTAACATGAGCGGTGGCCAATTCATAGAACAGGAACATATAGGCGCTTTAATAGCAGACTATGCCGGACTTGCAAAGGAGCTCCATGTACCAGCAACCAGAGTAGAAGCAGCCTGTGCTTCCGGGGGATTAGCCCTCAGACAAGGCATACATGCAGTAGCATCTGGATATGAGGACATAGTTGTTGCTGCTGGTGTGGAGAAAATGACAGATATTTCAGCTTCAAGCGCATCGACTGCCCTTGCAGCTGCAGCAGACAGAGAATGGGAAGGCATAATGGGAGCAACTTTCCCGGGACTTTATGCTATGATAGCAAAGTTGCACATGCATAAGTACGGCACAACCAGCGAGCAGATGGCACAGGTAGCTGTGAAGAATCACGCTAACGGTATGCATAATCCCATAGCACAGTATCGCAACAAGATAAGTGTGGAAGACGTTCTCAGATCCATTATGGTGGCCGATCCACTCCATATATTTGACTGCTCGCCCATTACCGATGGAGCGGCAGCCGTTATACTTGCACCTGCAGATATTGCTCATAAATATACGGATACACCCATTTACGTAAAAGCCACAAGCCAGGCCAGCGATACCATTGCTCTTCACGATCGCAGGGACATCACAACCCTGGATGCTACAGTAGAAGCAAGTAAAAGGGCCTTCAAGATGGCAAAGCTAACACCTAATGACATAGACTTGGTAGAAGTGCATGACTGCTTTACCATTGCAGAGATATGCGCTATCGAAGACCTTGGCTTTGTCAAGAAAGGAGAAGGGGGCAAGTTTACCGAAGAAGGAAACACAGCTATCGGAGGAAAGATACCTGTGAACACCTCCGGCGGACTTAAAGCATGTGGCCACCCTGTGGGTGCCACTGGCATCAAGCAAGCTGCGGAAATCGTCGAGCAACTACGTGGAGATGCTGGAAAACGCCAGGTGGACGGAGCTGAGATAGGTATGACCCACAATGTGGGAGGGTCAGGTGCCACTGCTGTAGTACACATATTTTCGAGGGACAGGTGA
- a CDS encoding helix-turn-helix domain-containing protein: protein MADNASRENIRQRLAEKMAGEITLSEKPGEALKKWRLNFEIPQTDLSGYLGVSPSVISDYESGRRKSPGTLIVSRIVEALLEIDSLRGGQKIHSYESILFSDNTSRAVYATYEYTFPMQLAKLASLIEADFVNRGIEKPLYGFTVVDSQKAILELSSHEFQKLYGWSTERAMIFTKVTTGKSPLVAIRVTNLKPGAVVIHGLRGNELDPMAKKMAEIDRLPLLATTMDIDQLIENLKKYSQYHIME, encoded by the coding sequence ATGGCTGACAATGCATCTCGTGAGAATATACGCCAACGTCTCGCAGAAAAGATGGCCGGTGAAATAACACTTTCAGAGAAACCAGGTGAAGCTCTGAAAAAATGGAGGCTTAACTTCGAGATACCCCAAACGGACCTGTCAGGCTATCTTGGAGTATCCCCTTCCGTTATAAGTGATTATGAAAGTGGAAGGAGAAAATCCCCTGGTACGCTAATAGTAAGCAGGATCGTTGAGGCATTACTGGAAATAGACTCACTGAGAGGCGGACAGAAGATACATTCCTATGAAAGCATACTTTTCTCAGACAACACTTCAAGAGCTGTCTATGCAACCTACGAGTACACTTTTCCTATGCAACTTGCCAAATTGGCAAGCCTTATAGAAGCTGATTTTGTAAATAGGGGCATAGAAAAACCCCTTTATGGGTTTACAGTGGTTGACAGCCAAAAAGCCATTCTCGAACTTTCATCCCATGAATTTCAGAAACTTTATGGATGGAGTACCGAAAGAGCCATGATATTCACAAAGGTGACAACCGGGAAATCGCCGCTTGTAGCCATAAGGGTCACAAATCTAAAGCCAGGTGCTGTAGTGATACACGGACTTAGAGGTAACGAACTAGATCCCATGGCAAAGAAGATGGCAGAGATTGACAGGTTGCCTCTTTTAGCCACCACAATGGATATTGATCAATTGATCGAAAATCTTAAAAAATACAGCCAGTACCACATAATGGAATAA
- a CDS encoding Dna2/Cas4 domain-containing protein produces the protein MSPNNAEQNINVSDIVLYLKCPRKVYYTKRSPLTRSKDDVSYVKHLLLKELGLRYPQLLEHFSSKADNKKDKIQSVFNEASAELSIIYASEFEGVSETTVSEAIEDVNACLGDIACNMAEMLEDAGNLSLAKALCGMEVQPVLYGSKLKVSGMPAGMVELEGSHIPVIVKTGKCPEYGVWADDRLHLAAFSMLVQEIHGRPNDDGIVIYSRSGCIRPVKIRANDRRQVLGVCSNIKKIKEGFLPERKEIPLCYDCEYLESCDVKSSLASKFF, from the coding sequence ATGTCTCCCAATAATGCTGAACAAAACATAAACGTCTCAGACATAGTATTGTATCTCAAATGTCCAAGAAAAGTATACTATACAAAACGTTCCCCTCTAACTAGGTCAAAAGATGATGTTTCCTATGTTAAGCATCTTCTCCTTAAGGAACTTGGGTTGAGATATCCCCAGCTCTTGGAGCATTTTTCGTCAAAAGCCGATAATAAGAAAGACAAAATCCAAAGTGTATTTAATGAGGCGTCTGCTGAATTAAGCATCATATATGCTTCTGAATTTGAGGGTGTTTCAGAAACAACAGTATCAGAAGCCATTGAGGATGTGAATGCCTGTCTTGGAGATATTGCCTGTAATATGGCAGAGATGCTTGAGGATGCTGGCAACCTTTCTTTGGCAAAGGCGTTGTGCGGCATGGAAGTGCAACCTGTGTTATATGGATCTAAATTAAAAGTTTCAGGAATGCCTGCGGGTATGGTTGAGCTTGAAGGCTCACATATTCCGGTGATCGTCAAGACTGGCAAGTGCCCAGAATATGGAGTGTGGGCAGATGACCGGCTTCATCTGGCCGCATTTTCAATGCTTGTGCAGGAGATCCATGGTCGACCTAATGATGATGGAATCGTCATTTATTCAAGATCTGGTTGTATAAGACCTGTAAAGATAAGGGCAAATGATAGAAGGCAGGTTCTTGGTGTGTGTAGCAACATCAAAAAGATCAAAGAAGGTTTTCTGCCTGAAAGAAAAGAGATACCTCTATGCTATGACTGTGAATATCTCGAAAGCTGTGATGTAAAGTCATCCCTTGCATCTAAGTTCTTCTGA